The Halichoerus grypus chromosome 14, mHalGry1.hap1.1, whole genome shotgun sequence genome contains a region encoding:
- the LOC118529721 gene encoding cyclin-dependent kinase inhibitor 2A-like isoform X2, producing the protein MMMGSTRVAELLLCHGAEPNCADPTTLTRPVHDAAREGFLDTLVLLHRAGARLDVRDAWGRLPVDLAEERGHRAVAGYLRAAAGGTEGGSHALTEVAEGPGRQPGLKE; encoded by the exons ATGATGATGGGCAGCACCCGCGTGGCCGAGCTGCTGCTGTGCCACGGCGCGGAGCCCAACTGCGCCGACCCTACCACCCTCACCCGACCTGTGCACGACGCGGCCcgggagggcttcctggacaCGCTCGTGCTGCTGCACCGAGCCGGCGCGCGGCTGGACGTGCGCGATGCCTGGGGCCGCCTGCCCGTGGACCTGGCTGAGGAGCGGGGCCACCGCGCTGTCGCCGGGTACCTGCGCGCAGCTGCGGGGGGCACCGAAGGTGGTAGCCACGCCCTTACGGAAGTTGCGGAAGGTCCCGGCAG ACAGCCCGGACTTAAAGAATGA
- the LOC118529721 gene encoding cyclin-dependent kinase inhibitor 2A-like isoform X1: MEPSADRLATAAAQGRADEVRALLAAGVPPNARNRQGRSPIQVMMMGSTRVAELLLCHGAEPNCADPTTLTRPVHDAAREGFLDTLVLLHRAGARLDVRDAWGRLPVDLAEERGHRAVAGYLRAAAGGTEGGSHALTEVAEGPGRQPGLKE; this comes from the exons ATGGAGCCCTCCGCAGACAGGCTGGCCACCGCAGCCGCCCAGGGCCGGGCCGACGAGGTGCGGGCGCTGCTCGCGGCTGGGGTGCCGCCCAACGCGCGGAACCGCCAAGGTCGGAGCCCGATTCAG GTCATGATGATGGGCAGCACCCGCGTGGCCGAGCTGCTGCTGTGCCACGGCGCGGAGCCCAACTGCGCCGACCCTACCACCCTCACCCGACCTGTGCACGACGCGGCCcgggagggcttcctggacaCGCTCGTGCTGCTGCACCGAGCCGGCGCGCGGCTGGACGTGCGCGATGCCTGGGGCCGCCTGCCCGTGGACCTGGCTGAGGAGCGGGGCCACCGCGCTGTCGCCGGGTACCTGCGCGCAGCTGCGGGGGGCACCGAAGGTGGTAGCCACGCCCTTACGGAAGTTGCGGAAGGTCCCGGCAG ACAGCCCGGACTTAAAGAATGA